DNA from Lagenorhynchus albirostris chromosome 15, mLagAlb1.1, whole genome shotgun sequence:
GCAGGCCCCTTGAGTCCCACCCCTCCCGGAAGCCCCTAGGGTGGAATTTCTCAGGCTGCCAGGGCAGGCCCAAGCCTCAGGAAGAAGGGGAGGCCCCTGGTCTCTCCCGGGGTCAGTCCTTGGATGTAGGCTCAGCCTCAGGGTGATGGGGAAAGGTGTGCTCCAGGGCCTGCCTCCTGTGCAGTCTCCAAGGAGCCCAGCTCCCAAGACACGCTACTAAGTGCCTAGGGATAAGCGGTGTGGCCTGCTCCCTTGAGGGCATCTGATGATAGGCCACCGAGCAGAGGCCCAAGGGTTAAGGACAGGAGCCGCCTCCAGCCGGTTCTCGGCGATGGCGCGTGCCTGCTTTGAGGGGCACCGCCCTGGACTGCCAACTCCCCCACCTGCCCAGGCCTTATTCCTGTTCCTCGAGGCACCGATCAGGGCAGCCCCAGGCACTGctgcccacccacctcccaccagAGAAGCACAGATCTTGGGCAGCCATCCCACGAGCCCAGCTGGCCACTGCTGCAGCCACCAGCAGCTGCAGGCTTCTCCCCACCACCCTGCCACTCTCCACTGTGATGTACGTCAAGTCCCTTGTCTGTCCTCACAGGGCCTGAAGTGACTCGGGGGTTAGCTGGGTGGGTGCAACTGGGTGACACGATTCTCCTCAGGCTTTGGCCCTGCAAGTGAACCTACATATCTGCTCTGTAAGTAATAAATGTCTTAACATCATGCTTCTGTGTCCCTGAGCCCAAACCAACTGGAGCACAAAAGTTTTCctcaatttattataaaaagaagtACTGGGACAAGCAAAGTACTACGGTGGCACCCTGCCGCATTCCAGACGTGCTGTAAACAGGCGCAGGCCGGGCTGGGCCTCCTGAGAACCTCAGCCAGGACAGGAAGGCCTGTAGCAACCAGAGCTCCGCAGGCGTGCCCCACCTGCCCTCCTGTGCCCCGTGCCACAGGAAGGGTATTCTGAGCTCCTAGGGGTTGGGTCCACACGTGTGCACACCTCCGGGGCCTGGAGAATGCGGAATCACCCACAGCCCACTGCAGACGGGCACATCTGCCCGACCGGCTACTCGTACAGCCAGTGCCCGGCGCTGTCCTCCCAGCACAGAAGCTCGTCTGCGCGGAACCAGAGCGCTATCTCGCGGCGGGCGCTCTCCACCGAGTCGCTGCCGTGAATCACGTTCCTGTGCAGGAGAGGCGCGGGTGAGCGCGGGCCCGGAGCAGAGAGAGCTCGGGCAGAGAGCCCCGCGCAGCCCGGTTCGGGGAGTTGGAACCGGACTTACTTGCCGACCTCGATGCAGAAATCGCCACGGATGGTACCGGGCGTGGCGTCGGCCGGGTTCGTGGCCCCGATGAGCGCCCGCGAAGCGCGCACAACGTCCAGACCCTGCCACACCTGCAGACGGGGTCCGGGGTCAGCACGGGGTCAGCGCGCCGCCCTCCCGCCAGCCAGCACTCACCATGGCCACCACCGGCCCGGAGCCCATGTACTTGACCAGGCGCCCGTAGAAAGGGCGCTCACGCAGCTCGGCGTAGTGCTGGCGCAGCAGCTCCTcggaggcctggggagggaggggggaagggacgCGTGCTCCTGGGACCCCCATCCCCCACGCGCGGGGACACCGTCtccccctgcaccccaccccgcCGCGCTCCCCACGCCCGGGGACCTCTCCCCAACACCCCCGTCCCACTCCCCACGCCTGGGGACCCCGGCCCTCACCAGCACCAGCTTCAGCGCCACCAGCTTGAAGCCCTTCCTCTCGAAGCGCCGAACGATCTCGCCCACGAGCCGCCGCTGCACGCCGTCAGGCTTCACGGCCAGGAAAGTGCGCTCGTGCACGCCGGTGTACGCTGTGGGAACCGCCGGAGTAGGGGCGCATCAGACCCGGTCGCACCCCCTACCCGCCCCGCCCAGCCCGCGCCGCTCACCCGCCGGGAAGAGGTTGGCGAAGATGGTCAGCACCAGGCAGATCATGATGGCGGCAACGGGGCTTGGGCGGCTCGAGGGCCGGGGCGGGGGAGACGcgcgggccggggcggggcctgTGCTTAAAGCCGCCTGGTCGCCGGGCGCCGCCACCTCGGCGGACGCGGAGAGGGGGTGCCTGTCGTTCACGCCGACGCCGGGACCTCTGCGGCCGCGCCTGTGACTCCCGAATCCCCTCGGGTCTCCCCACCACCGGGCGCCTGCGCGGAACTCCTCTCACCACCCGGCCGTAAGCAGCAGTGTCAGCCTGCTCCTCccccacagccctgccaacagCCCGCTTTGGTACCCCAAACTCAAAAAAGTCACAACCCAGAGCTGCTTCATGTGCCTTTATTCGCGTTCAGTTTCTACCTGGGTCCCGGCAGAGGCAACAGGTCATAGGGAGGGAAGCCAGCGTGGAAGTGACAGGAGCCAGCAGCGGGGCTCCAAACCTGCGGCTTTCCCCCAGCAGCCACCTCCTAAGAGGCCCCCTCAGTCAGATCTGCGTGTTGGGGCAGCGGGGACAGAGGAAAGACACAAGGTGCAAGGTCTGACCCCACCCTTTTCCAAGAAAATGTAGAACCTCAACAAGTCACGGGGAGGTAGGATCCAAGCTCCCAGGGGGCTGATTCAGGTGTAACCGAAAATGGTGGCCACTGCCTTGCACCCTTGCGGCAGCCTGCCCGCTCTGGCATTTTAGACTGCAGTGCCCTTGGTCTTTCTCTTCGACTCCTGGTTCTCAGGATAGTCCCAGGGATCAATGCGTATCCTCTTCAGATTGAGCATGGGCTCCTCCGTGCTGGTGTCTCCATTTCTCTGTCGCTCTGCTAGAATCATTGCGCGGAGGAGCGGCGGGTAGGGCACAGTGCGCAGAGTGTCCTCCGGCGCCGGCGTGAAAGCGGTGAAGGCTTCCTCCTCGTGCTTGGGCACCAGCCGCCAGTCGTGGTACATGACCTGTTCTATCTCCCGAGCCTCACTCTCCGTCTTTCCTGGGGAAAGAAGAACGAGGCTTCTTGCACACACGTTGACGGCACAATCTGTTGCCGGCAGCCTCCCCACCGGATTTGGACGCCTTACCTTTGAAGGTCAGGACGCCCCAGGCCTTCCCATGATCCAAGTTCTGCAAAGCAAGTGGGGAGGAGATCAGCTCAGAAAGCTCGCTTGCCCAGGGATCGGGCGACAGGATATCCCGTCCCACAAAGTCGCGCGCAGGGGAGACAGTGGTGCCCCGCGGTGCCGGGAGCTGAGGGGTGGGCACCGTGCACGCACCTGCGCCGTGTAGTCGGGCCGGACCCGCGTGAGGCGCCAGTAGCACGGCTCGTCGTGCTGCCACAGCCAGGACTTGCGCGTGACAAGGcggcccaggccgaagagcggGAGGCGGCCAAGCAACTGCAGGAGGCGGCTCTCGCGGCGCACATCGGCCCAGGCTCGCGCGGGCAGCTTGCGGCCCGAGTGCGGCCGCGTCAGCGTCTCGTAGTCCAGGGCGTAGCGCTCCGAATCGCGCGGCCGCTCCCGCTGCTCGCGCAGGGCCCGCACGCGGCGGGCCAGCTCGGCGATCAGCCGCGGCCCCACCTTCTTCCGCGCCATGGCCGGGCAGCCTCCGCGCTCCGGCCGGAAGATGCCACCGCGCGCCGCGGGGCGAGCCCGACGCCGGAAGCGGCGGGTGTCCCCCGCAAAGGCGTCCGGGCGCTGCCGGAAGGGGAGAAGAGGCCGGGCGGGCCGTGGCGAGGGCTGGGTCTGGGAGGGCTGGGGGCTTGCGCCGGGGCCGGGGATAGCTGCAGCCCCCGACCTGGGAGATACCGGACTCGGACATCGAGGGCCCCGCGGGCGAGGAGGCCGCCGCCAGGGTCCGAGACCCGGCGGAAGAGCACAGGGCGGCGGCCGAGGTGGTGCGGAGGCTGCGGCCCGAGCAAGCCGTGCGGCGCCTGGCGGTGCTCATGGACCCAGGTGCGGGCGGGCGCGGGCAGCGGCCCGGGATGGGGAGCTCGGCCTTGAGGAGCTTGTTAATCTGCGCTCTGGGAGCCGGACGGGAATCAGTTGTTGGTAACACGCTGTGCAGGCTGTGGGGCTGCTGTCCCCACCCAAGTAGTGTCCTGTCGTGGGGGAAAGAAGGAGTGACAGCTGACTGCCCCTCTGCCCCATCCAGCCATTCTGGAAGATGCCGGTGCCGACATCCTGATGGAGGCTCTGGACGCCCTGAGCTGTGAGTGCCGCGTGGAGCCCGAACGCCCTGCATGGAGCCTCGGGTGGAGCAGAGTGAAGCCAGACCCTTGCTCCCTCAGTGTGAGTGTCCTGGGTTTACGGAATGCAGCCCTGGGTTGGGTGTTTTATGTGACAAAGCTCTTTTGAGAGGCAGCTGCAGCAATTGTGCACGTTTTACATACCAGTAAACGGAGAACGGGGAACGCTGAGTGAGTGATGCACAGGCCACTTTTGGTAAGTTGCGGGCTGGGAGCCAGAGCCTGAACGCAGCTGCTGCTGATTGATGCTCCATCCCATCCAGGCTGTGGCCACAGGTGTTGCTGCCTGGCAGACCTGCGCT
Protein-coding regions in this window:
- the EME2 gene encoding probable crossover junction endonuclease EME2 isoform X3 — encoded protein: MAGQPPRSGRKMPPRAAGRARRRKRRVSPAKASGRCRKGRRGRAGRGEGWVWEGWGLAPGPGIAAAPDLGDTGLGHRGPRGRGGRRQGPRPGGRAQGGGRGGAEAAARASRAAPGAILEDAGADILMEALDALSCECRVEPERPAWSLGWSRVKPDPCSLSVPPEVWAADEQDQLLLLEPEEFLQGVVQLTQAVPGVWGLFLLHHRVLGSSQEQWQEMALACGGPAGSRSGSSTVSARLWPMLLLLPSLPPAFCNRTECSPPREQTRNHERWCAGARHPV
- the NME3 gene encoding nucleoside diphosphate kinase 3, which encodes MICLVLTIFANLFPAAYTGVHERTFLAVKPDGVQRRLVGEIVRRFERKGFKLVALKLVLASEELLRQHYAELRERPFYGRLVKYMGSGPVVAMVWQGLDVVRASRALIGATNPADATPGTIRGDFCIEVGKNVIHGSDSVESARREIALWFRADELLCWEDSAGHWLYE
- the MRPS34 gene encoding small ribosomal subunit protein mS34; amino-acid sequence: MARKKVGPRLIAELARRVRALREQRERPRDSERYALDYETLTRPHSGRKLPARAWADVRRESRLLQLLGRLPLFGLGRLVTRKSWLWQHDEPCYWRLTRVRPDYTAQNLDHGKAWGVLTFKGKTESEAREIEQVMYHDWRLVPKHEEEAFTAFTPAPEDTLRTVPYPPLLRAMILAERQRNGDTSTEEPMLNLKRIRIDPWDYPENQESKRKTKGTAV